A single window of Streptomyces cathayae DNA harbors:
- a CDS encoding ABC transporter substrate-binding protein, producing the protein MLRSPSRFVRSWLTAAAVGSLLVGCGSSSEESANDKAKPAAKTEVTVEPIKASTELTDTNGVRISLQKEPERIVCLFALCDDILTELGIVPTATNSAVLTHPDFLGEGKAKEVDIIPGGFIAPEVEAILSHKPDLVIGLGDTHGKLAPALKGATTFWAMQPETWQDSVGYLRDTAALTGRTAQGEKAERIFRTKLAAAEKTPSDKTALIIYGSDENFGVATPEGDVAASLFPKIADYPWESRGVEGSYSLEEILAKDVDVLFVETLSFGDAEGELSEKLAGNPLWGKIPAVKNGDVHEVNSEVWAKGRGTRSLGIVLDEATAALR; encoded by the coding sequence ATGCTGCGCTCACCGTCGAGATTCGTTCGCAGTTGGCTCACCGCAGCGGCGGTGGGTTCGCTCCTGGTCGGCTGCGGCTCGTCCTCCGAAGAGTCCGCGAACGACAAGGCCAAGCCCGCGGCGAAGACGGAGGTGACCGTCGAACCCATCAAGGCGTCGACGGAGTTGACCGACACCAACGGCGTCAGGATCTCCTTGCAGAAGGAGCCCGAGCGGATCGTCTGCCTGTTCGCACTGTGCGACGACATCCTGACCGAACTGGGCATCGTCCCGACGGCCACCAACAGCGCGGTGCTCACCCACCCGGACTTCCTGGGGGAGGGGAAGGCCAAGGAGGTGGACATCATCCCCGGCGGCTTCATCGCCCCGGAGGTGGAGGCGATCCTCTCCCACAAGCCCGATCTCGTGATCGGCCTCGGGGACACCCACGGCAAGCTCGCCCCGGCGCTGAAGGGAGCGACCACGTTCTGGGCCATGCAGCCCGAGACGTGGCAGGACAGCGTGGGCTACCTGCGCGACACCGCCGCGCTCACCGGCCGCACCGCCCAGGGGGAGAAGGCGGAGAGGATCTTCCGGACGAAGCTCGCCGCCGCCGAGAAGACCCCGAGCGACAAGACCGCGCTCATCATCTACGGCAGTGACGAGAACTTCGGCGTCGCGACGCCCGAAGGTGACGTGGCCGCCAGCCTGTTCCCCAAGATCGCCGACTACCCGTGGGAGTCCCGCGGTGTGGAGGGCAGTTACAGTCTCGAAGAGATCCTCGCCAAGGACGTCGACGTGCTGTTCGTCGAGACGCTGAGCTTCGGCGACGCGGAGGGCGAACTGTCCGAGAAGCTTGCCGGAAACCCGCTCTGGGGCAAGATTCCCGCAGTGAAGAACGGTGACGTCCACGAGGTGAACTCAGAGGTGTGGGCCAAGGGGCGCGGCACCCGTTCGCTGGGCATCGTGCTCGACGAGGCCACGGCCGCGCTGCGGTGA